The sequence ttattttgtccatcaaaggtgtactttcactttaactgagcgtcagcagcgctgcaaaaatagacccagcgccgaaacgatcgcggcactgctgcttctTCTCTGCTTCTGCAACGCTCTGCCGCACAGCTTCTGCGTGCGGTGTGAACActctcatctgttaacataggcaccgaaaaaaatacgcgctgcttctgctctgctgcagcttgcggtgtgaacccggcctaagGCTAATGTATGAGAGTCACAATATACAGTCAGTATCATACTCATACTACAATCTGAAGTATGAGTATTTTTTGAGTACATCCTCCTCAGACATTCCTTCAGTGCTTTCTCAATGTCTCCAATGACTCACAAATAAAGATTACAATATATTGTTACTACAATATTGTGTGTGATTATGTTGATATAGACAAATCAATGGATTAAAAACAATGTAACTTATACAGTCATTTCTTTCTATGTTTCTCTGGAAAGGGTTCTTCACAACCAGTGTGTTGGCAACTTGCATTAGTTTGATGCCTAGCAGAAAGGTAGAAACAAACTCTaaattagagttttttttattttgtctaatcGTCTTAGATTGTGAACCGATCTTAGTTCAGTTGTAATAGCAGAGAtggtaataattattatacttacAGTATTTATTCTGTACTGTATTGCACAAAAAGAACGCAGAAATAAACTATCAACTCTGAAGGATTCGGCGTCGATGCGTTCATCGTTTTGTCTCAATGTACATATGTCTGTCAACTACAATAAACCAATTACTTCAGCTGCAAGATATAACGCAAAGGAATAATTATGATTGTATTGTAACAAACTTACGGTATcttaatatacatatttgtgaTATATAAAGTATAGATAAACGTATGATGAATAATTACCTCACGTCTTATCGCCGCCACCTTCTCTTGTCTAAAGGAAGTTACGTAAAAGTATATTTACAGTTGATTGGCCAACACAGTAAAACTCCTCTCACCCTTTTGACACGCCCCTTTAAGCTTACCTTTTGTACAGCGGGGAATCACCCGATGGGAGTGCTTGGGGATTGCAAGAGTGCAGCCCTAAATGGATGTAGCCTATTTCTGCTCTAGCACACTGACAAACTGCTGAACATGTTTACATTGATAtagctattaatttaatatattgatatagctattaatttaatatattgataCAGCCATTAATTTTGTCCCAAACACAGAGCGATAGAAATATGACTTGCAGTTTCACTTGTGGCACCAACTATTGTCAAAGTCAGAGGATGATGATACACACATTTTAAAGATTGTGTCGATATAGTACAGTAAATTCTCTAGGCctacaaaaaatattctcagttATTTTTTAGGAAACAACTCAAAGCCAAAACAACATCTAGCAcattattttattggtttattggTACACATTTCCGTAAGGGTTATTTTTACATGAATTTGATAAAGACTGAAGTAATTATGCAATATGTACTAATGATTCCATTAATGACTGTCAAAAAGCAGTTCataaaaatgaaattgtaaaaaGTGAGCAATAAAAAACAGCATCTGTTGTACTAGCCTAATTCAAAAGTAGATAAATTAGCTTGCTGACGCCCTCAAGAAAGTTGTCTTAGTAACAGAAGCTTGAGGCTATCGTTTTCAGAAGAAACATTCAAGCAAACATGAAACTACCTGCTGGGATGCTAACCCAGCATATTTGCTTCTCAGAGGTGTCTAAACAATGTGTGTACCTTgctattatttaaaatcatttgtttttgcAGACAAATGTGCTACCAGGGAAAAAGAAACCTATTTGATTTTCACTGACGTATTTTACAATGTGCCTGCATCAGCACATGGTGTTATCTATAGGCTACTTCTGTTGACACATCCTTCACTGGGTGAAGGGTATGGCAGGTATGGGTATGTACGCAGGCACTATGACGTTATTACCTTATTGCTAAATACCTGATGTTATTGTTCTGCTAGTATTTGCATTTTAACATTAGATCTTACAAGAATGACAACCGCCATTGTTTCTGTTTTCTTCCCACATCTGTAATTATCCATACTGGTGACACATACAACCTAAACGTTTTCCATTGAGCTCAATAATTTTAAAACTGctctggttgcactttatttgacAGTTTGTGTACTTGCAGTGTATTTATCTCGGAAGGTTCTgctaatacaaggtaactacatggggtagggttaggtttaggggtaggttcagggttagtacctagttattacatagttattgtaattactataataagtacatagtatgtacatggggaacaggactgtacaATAAAGTGCTACCACTGCTCTTAACTTTTAAAACCAACCACAGATTGGTTTGTGGATTTCTTCAAAAGATCTTCAAAGATTTCTAAACACAACTTCTAAACATTTCTGAGGAACCTCTAAAGCAATCCACAAGCCTTCTTTGATGCAGGTGTTCtatgtcagaatcagaatcagaaagagctttattgccaagtgcgttcacacacaaacacaaggaatttgtcttggtgttaggagcttccagtacagaaaATACAAACTAAGTGCagacatacagtaaataaaatgagAGAATGTtcatctgtttcacaaaaggtgcTTTCTGGTAAaataaggttcttcagattataaaaaggtaagaaagagatggttctttgaaTAAACTTTTGACTGAATGactctttgtggaaccaaaaatgattcttctatggcatcgcagtgaagaaccttttgaagcaactttatttttaagagtccaTGACCATAGATGTGGGAGGGACAGTTCTTTAGTCATTAAGTCCAATGATTTGGGGTTTTTTGGGGACCAGAATGATGGTGAAGTGTTTGAAGCAGCAGGGTTTTTCACTCAGCATGTAAGACAACAACAATAGCTCTATATTTGTACAACGAACCAACAATGATGTACCTGAAAGTAAAATAAGCGATAAATCTAGTTGCCAAAGTGCCATTGATTaaggtaataaaaaatatttagtttgataaaCTGGATTAAAGTACAGATTTTAACCaattacatatactgtacaaaccTAGCGTTGAACATAATTTCCTTAATCACTTTGGCTAAATTCTCAATATTTtttctctcaatttttttttttacaatttgttttgttttgaaattgagatttaaaattcAGATTTAAGTAAATTGCATGCGTTTTGGCTCAGTTAAGTATGATTTTCTcccatttgcattacatttacattaacattaccatCTTTAAACATTACGTCATCATGTGAGCCAATACATGCAAAATCATCCATTCAGTTGTCAGTAATGTGAATAAAGCCATGCTTATATAAGCATTTGCATATTCCACTGCAGACACTTGAAAACACACTATTGTTTTTCATAACTAAATATGAATcagaaattatgttaaaaaaaatgtagaaaggtTAGAGCCCCATTTAACATTACTTATTGCTTCCAgtacaaaaaatacaaactaagtgcagacatacagtacataaaatgaGAGAATGTTGTTCAGGTGCGATATGGCCTGGAAGGAAAACTATTCTCGGCCGGCCGGagggcaacagttcaaagagagaATGTGCTGAGTGTGAGGGGTCCTATACTCTCCGGTTACTCTGGAGATGTAAAGTTCTTGGAGTTGGGTAGAAGGGTACCAATCATCTTTTCAGCAGTCCTGATTGTCCattgtagtcttctgatgtctgttttggtagctgaaccaaaccaaacAATTATAGTTGAACACAGGACCAATGATGGCAGAGTAGATCtatttcagcagctcctgtggctggttaaacttcctcagctggcggaggaaatacagtctctgctctttttcaCAATGGAATCAATGTGAGTGTCCCACTTCAGATTCTGTGAGATGGTGTTGCCCAGGATAGGTTTTTGATATGGATACATTTTTGAGAGTGtttagctccaggttgttaagactgcatcAGACAGCCTGCTGctcaacctcctgtctgtaagcagactcatcttCATCTTTGATGAGGCTGATGACAGTAGTGTCATCCATAATCTTCAGAAGCTTGACAGAGCGGTCCTTTGAAGTGTAGTTATTTGTATACAGTGAAAAGAGCATTGAGAGAACACAACCCTAGGGAGCCCCAGTGTTGATTGTGATATTggctgtctgtcaggaagctggtgatccactgacagatcgAAGTGGACACAGAAAGCTGGGTCAGTTTGTCTGAGAGAAGGTCAGGCATGATGGTATTGAAGGCTGAActgaagtccacaaataggaaAGATGCTCAAATgtcttcactcttaaaaataaaggtgtttcacaatgccatagaagaaccttttagTCTAAATGGTGGTTACCACAAAGTTACCTTATTTCAAAGTCCCATTGATTaaggtaataaaaatatttagtttgataacatctcggttacgtatgtaaccatggttccctgaatagggaacgagatgctgctgggatgtcaccacgtatgggagcattcggtgtgacgaatgtctgaagccctataccatcccgccaatcctattggccaaatagcgcttggcaccaccctacgcatgcgtacgcatcatatacctgggtgccgtgcgccatttcgctcagatttcatgactgaagaagaggaatgctatcaaggtacggcacggccaggaccgcagcatctcgttccctacaggggaaccatggttacatacttaaccgagatgttccctttcataggtcacttcgatgctgcggtgacgtcaccacatatgggaacgctataccataacgcctgacgtacctgatagctgggatccgaggaagcatctgctcaagcggagagaacccgggagccaggagccatcctcacatccagactgtaagacttgataaaagtgcttggtgaggaccaacctgccgcagcacagatatcatcaaTAGAaaatccactgagaaaagcttgagaagaagccactgctctcgtggaatgagctttaactcctaagggcgaagcgagtccacgcgcctcataggctaaagatattgcctccaccagccaatgggacatgtgctgttttgtaaccgcatggcctttATTCTTATGTCCAAACAGACTaacagctggtcagactcacgccatggggctgtacgatccaaataagtctttaaagctctacagggcaaagacttagatctcctgaccctgCCTCAGCAGGGGATAAAGCCTCCAGGACCCTTTTCGCTGAAAGCGAAAGggattagatgcgaccttaggaaaaTAATTAGGCCTAGGTCGCAACaacaccttcacagagcccggtgcaaattccatgcacgagggtgaaacagaaagagcctgtaaatccccaactctcatgagggaggataaagccataagaagaagtgtcttcagagtCAGGATTTTATCCGGTATTGTTTCCAAGGGCTCAACAGATGCCCTGATAAccctgcaacacaatggataaatcccatgaaggaactcgcacggGGCGAAAAAAGGCCTCAGTCGTCGcacaccctgtatgaaacgagaaaccagTGGATGACGGCCCACTGAGGTACCGTCTAtatattcgtggtaagctgaaatggctgccacgtaaaccttagaGTGGCTGGCGTCACTCTATCCGAAAAACGATCCtgaaggaactccagcactgaagccactgggcagtaaactggatccacattacgattttATCACCAGGtcgtaaacagtctccacttgaaagcatataagcgtctcgtagaagctgctctagaattcagtatagtctcagtggtttcaactgaaagaccgggacatactaactcactccgctcagaggccacacccacagtttccacagatctggcctcgggtgccaaatcagtccctgtgcttgtgataataaatcctgtctgaggggaaactCCATGGAGAGCCCACTAACAGACGGATcaggtccgcaaaccacggctgcgtgtgccattgcggagccaccagcagcagctgttccactctgtccagccGTATTTAGGATTATACCGCTGGGATCAGATGAATCGGggaaaaagcatacagactggtcctgggccaactgtgagctaacgcatccaagcccaggggcgatgggggcatagggagaaccatagtgggcaatgcgtagtcatgctcgacgCGAGTAAACCCACACTCGTTTCTCCGAAAATCTGCCATAAGAGATTCACTTTTtgggggtgtaatctccattccccttgttccagagcctgtctggatagcaaatccgctccgaagttcaaaattccggggacatgaacagctcggatcgacagaaatttgttctgagaccaaagaagaacatgtctcgccagcctgcacagggggcgagagcgtaatccttcctgATGATTCAGGCatgacacaaccgctgtgttgtctgatctgagcagcacatgacggccgatcagcagattcgagaaatactggagagccagaaaaactgccagtaattccaacctgttTATATGCCAACTGCGTTGTGCCGCTGTCCAAACTCCGTGGGCTGggcgcccttgacaaacagctccccaaccggtcaaagacgcttCCATCGTGACGGTCTCTCGGAAagcacaaatccccagccgaaGCCCGGTTAGGAGAAattcggttggcatccatagttttaacgacatcacacacctccgtgtcaccgaaatcgtccgaTGCGTAAGACAACagggtgaaatatttcgtcttttCGCCCACCACTGAAAAGGGTACATACATTTTTGCCCTGATATGGCTCACCAGCAGCTTGAAGAGTTGCAACCACGGATCCTGCTGCAATCCCTCCTCCGTTAGCGACAGCAGTAGCTGACATCAAAGAGGAGGCAACAGAACCTGCAGCAATTCCTGCGCCGGTGAAACCTGCGGCTGCTAGAACAGCAGGAGCTGCAGCGACTGTTAAGACTTGGTGCAATCACACACAGTATAAGCAGGTTAGCTCGGGTGGAAATACTGGCACACattactgtatacaggccactgAAATATGCAacttaaacatgtattttatatcaaaataaaataggattgaaaataaaataaaaatgtaggccATTTCATTTTTACCTGCTCCTACACCAGCTCCAATAAGCATCACtcaggaaaagaaaaacaagtgaacaacatttaacaaacatttaaaattctacAGTTCTATTAGAACTTAACTGGATCCATCTTAAATCGGCTTTACTCAAGCAATTCTTCAATAGCGTTCATGCTTGTGGTTGCTAGATGTGAAGAGCTTTAAGTCCCAAACAGAGCTTTTCTCCTTTAAGGATACACTTTCTGCCTGGTGTTTTAATttggtgacctcatagctggctatgGTCATGATcatgattatatttttttatcaaaataattgtgattatctGTTTAACCactatcgtgcagccctaacctCAGCCAATGGACATCTTAAAGTTGACAGACGCTTTACCAAAGACTTTTGTGCACAGTAATGGTCAGGTGATATGGAAGGTTGTAGGCCCCATAAATGAGTTTAAAATTGCCACATAGCCTACTGTATCCACAAAGAAATACACAACAAATGTATAAAGTGCATAAAGCCAGGAAATAGAACAAAGTGCatctataatgtttttaatatgttgTAAACACCAACGTTATGACAGTGGTGCAAACTACTTCAATAAAGTCACATTTTTACTTATGTAGTGCTTTATAAAACTGAGAccgttttaaagcattttaacaatattaaaaatggaaAGTTACAGAATCAGTGATGTGAActtcattaaatataaaacaaatctaaattctTCTTAATGTTACAGGTTTTCCCCTCAAAGACAAAGTTGATGTACAATGTTAGCCAAGACAATtttgttataattacatttacctatttagcagatgcttttatacagaCATCACAAGCAATATTTCATAGAAGCAAACAATGTGTGCAGTCTGTTAAGTAAAACATTAAGTTTAAAATAGAAAGCTAGATTAGTACAGAATCTACAGCagaggataataataataattattattattattattatatatgaaaaactGCCCGTGATTGTGGTCGTAGATTAGATTAATGTTATGTCTGACTTCATAAATCCCAACATTTTCTCAAGGGCCTTTTGGGGCATTTACGCAGTGCAGTTACCAATTAACCTTGCAACTGAGCTCACAGCAGCTCCCATGATACCTCCGCTTGTGACAGCACCTgatttttgaaaacaaacattaGTTAGAACCTGTTTTGATCACACATGTTTCCAGAGCTACCATAGCAAATAACAAAAATCATATGAAACAGACTGCTcctataaaacatttttcttattaGCTGGATAAACAAATGTTCAACTTAAAACCAAAACTTTTGCCAGTGTTAAAAAGCGCTTATACAGTTAAGATAATTCAATCTTAATTGTActcaaaaaactaaaactaaaaaccaaaaccaaatcagtactcaaataagtaaataatgtatataatgtattcaCCTGTGGCTCCTGCACTGCATACCAATGGTCCACCCACAGCTGCACCCAGAGTGCCGCCTATGGCACCTATCACAGCCTGAGCTGCAACAGGGATTCCAGCTGCACCTGAAAAAACAAATGACATTCTTTAAAAACCATTGACCAAAAGTCATTCCAAATGAGATTTCTATAACAGAATTCATACATGAATGCAGGGCCTTCTCTTGAATTCACAGATCCTGAATATTTCAATATAGAGTGGACTTTCGTGAAGTACATTACCTGGTGTCATTAATGTATTCAGCATTATGTATAGCCTAACAAAAAGGCTAacagcaattttttatttatttaattacacgttatttatttcaatataggCCAATCAATAAATCTATAAACAAATGTCTTTTCAGATAAAGTGGGCCCACATTAACCTACATTGTTTATTATCAcattaaacaaacatatttaGCAATATATTTAACAAACCTCAAAACATATATTCTAATCTATTAATTTATAAGCTAACTCAGTGTGTAAAATTCAAAACTgataatatttgtttacatttatcttTAGGTGTGGCCACAGTCACCAGACCAGTGTCATTCCAAATAGTGTCCCGTTAATAAAGTAGGCTACTATAGCTGTGTGCTGTAACCGAGTGTGAACACAGAGTCTAGCTTAAACAGCCCGCTTTGTCGCATTTAACTTGAAATCGCACAGAGTAGCCTATAGAAGGAAATCACATGCAATAGCAAAGGTTTCTAAATATGGGCACACCAGCGGCTTGAAGAGCTGCCACCACGGATCCAGCTGCAATCCCTCCTCCGTTAGCGACAGCAGTAGCTGACATCAAATAGGAGGCAACAGAACCTGCAGCAATTCCTGCGCCGGTGAAACCTGCGGCTGCTAGAACAGCAGGAGCTCCAACGACGGCTGCGACTGTTGGTGGAAACAGGgcatattttttaaaaccttaCTGGTTCAGatggataaatatttaaaagccaCTTAAAACAGTTAGCCTGTGTTAGACTAACATATTGCAACAGTTCATTGCGTTGAAACGTAAGCTGCTTTTCCACCATCGGCCCAAAACGTTCTTGTAGTTTAAAGGTctcctgaagtgccttgaaacaaGCAGCATTATtctatacattatttatatgtctatgtttaaaactatataagtgaaatgtcttgggtattctattctttttttttttagctgttttcgaaaccgctccctatccatatagtgcactatatcggGTGTCATCCATTTTGTTAGTGCTGTCCGAATTCTGAGAGAACAACTTCATTCCCTACATCCactacttttttcatttttacccacaattcaatCTGACTTTGAGTGTACAACCGATGTAAGCCTTGTCAaaataccatagactgtataaaaagccAAATACACTTGCAGTCTTTGAACTTGACTACTAtgatgtattttgtgtatttgtcccaagtgaggatgaagaccacaagtgtgtgtcaaacttttcattacctgatgggacacagttagtgttgtaaaaatgcaagtgtttacatagctttattttaatttcaaattttaagtacttagcattttaaaatcaacttctaaatgtctgttcagttgCACCTATAACATGAGaattttaatttgtggtgcttctaattaagtgataaaaagcagttccaaatgttgtaataaaaataaatgctaatctATGCAACAATAAACTGTTTAGCACTTGctaccaaattatatgtaatatctaattattattattaatatttaactgtaCATGGGAAAGGTTTCCGTGACCTCTTGCAATCTGGCAAAAAGTCTTGCGATTTATTTccacaacatgatgcatgatggtaTACACACTCAGTCAGCCTTG comes from Carassius auratus strain Wakin unplaced genomic scaffold, ASM336829v1 scaf_tig00007488, whole genome shotgun sequence and encodes:
- the LOC113071541 gene encoding interferon alpha-inducible protein 27-like protein 2A isoform X1 gives rise to the protein MKRGYTQRPLKLQLSLLTSRQSKADSRLLRMDPCTMIAAGAGAVAAVVGAPAVLAAAGFTGAGIAAGSVASYLMSATAVANGGGIAAGSVVAALQAAGAAGIPVAAQAVIGAIGGTLGAAVGGPLVCSAGATGAVTSGGIMGAAVSSVARGTLLHPLLPYS